The Arabidopsis thaliana chromosome 5, partial sequence genomic interval ATTGATCAAGGGGTTCTCTTTGAAGCCTAGAGGATGCAAATTGGGAAAGGGTGAGGGAAAGTAAACTGATTCTGAATTCAGCGGAGAGATGACACATGAGGTTCAATAGTTAGTAGCTCAGAAATCTTGTGATTAGCTGCCAGGATCATCAGCGAGACAACTGCCAGAGAGGGATCACCAAATTAGCCGTCAGCAATTAGCACATGATAAGAGAGCCGCCGGGCATACATGGTTTCATACTATTCATTATCAATTAAGTAAAAACAATCATGTTTATTATAGTGTATTCAATTATCAGATTCCAAATAGTTCCAAGGTAAAGATATAACAGGAAAGATATACTTTGGTTCCAAATCAATAGACAAAAAAAGCTGAACTTTAAATTATGAAGACACACTATATACTCACGCTTCAAAAGACCACAATTAATGTTTCGACTATGAAAAACAAACCATATCAagtataatgttttgttgttctgCTTTGGACCTCATATCCCTCGTTCTATTTTCGTTTGTCTCGCAGATCTTTCATAATCCTTAAAACCCCtcaaaaaaaggttttaaataGTTAGAATTTTCTTGTGGTTTTGCTTTAAAGGTTATATGTAAGTTGTCGGTGAGAGTGTGAGactaaaccaaatttttttttggccatttttataatttgaacATTGTAACTACGAAATGATCACTCTTGTCAGATCGAGAAGTTGATAAATTGGTCACTGATACTTATGACggatagaaaaacaaacaaatttcaaggttttttctgtttcttttttttcccactTATATAAATGTGataaacatacatatatatatttgttcaaaaacaaacatacaaatatatatcaacGTGGCAATATTAAGTTTGATTGTTcgaaatgtaaaatatattgaatttaCGGTCgtatatactaatatattctgtttataataaatatataatgttttcttataatccGGCCGTAATTAAACACAATGCAAATGAAATAAGTTTGttctgtttatatatatatatatatatatattgttttcacTTAGTAGATAATTCTTAGTTACTTGTAGTATTTCTatctaaaacatttaaatgCAAAGGTTATGACTTATGACATTGTTTTCTGCATATGCAGTTTTTTACATAGCAACTGAATTAATCTATGTCTAAAATTGTGATCACcaaatatttctaaattctTATATATAGACATGTTTGTAATTAACCCTCATCACTCTGCTTTGtcatcaaattaaaatctcaATATCTTATGTACGGCAATGCATCGATCCTAAAATCCGCTTTTTTACTCGAGTCCTCAGCCCAAGAAAGAACCTTAAAATATACTGGCCAAAGGCAATAATATGCTTTCTTTAATAGGATCATTTTCGTTgcatcaaaaaacaaaagtccaGCACCTCTAAAAGTTTTACAGTTTTTAAAACAACAGCTATTTACGTTCACATCAACATTTACTTGTTGACAATagattatattaaaatttataactataCTTTTCCAAttattgtaaaagaaaaattatctgACCAAATGAAAGatgcaaaagagaaaaaaaaaagatgcaaaagagaaaagactAATCTCAAtcaatatatgtatacatatatgacATCATGGGGTTAATATTGAATGCTTTATATTCCAAACTTTTTGGCAAATCATGGCTAACCATGTCCATTGTGAATCGTGACGTGGAATTGTGTTCCATGCAAAAGATAcgaatttttgttaaaagtaaaataaaacatgcaTGAAGATAACGAGTACGTCGGCTTTATCTAGAGGCCCctatataaaaagagaaagatataaaagataaattgaAGAGGATATGAAATGATTGGCcgaatttgttatatattgcCACTAgataaatatcattttttcttaaatttttctCGTTTATAGGAAAAAGTTTATGATGTTTAAAAgttcatgtttcttcttttcaattatGAATTTGAATGTGTATTTCTAAAATAGGAACGAATgtttaactataaaatattttgacatATCTAAGGAACGGTTAACTTTTAAAAGgcattgaaattttatatataatcatttacTATGGTTAAATATGCATTAATCACCAAATCAAGAAGTTTTGCTAATTCCATTTGAATTGCATATGTTGAAGTTGGATTCGAAATTGATTTATCCATAgatcaaagaaaattaaagaaatgaaaataatgtgagaatcaaattcaaaaaaaaaaaaaactgagagaAAATATGCGTGCataacacataaaaaaaaaacgtaaaaagcctaaaataatatgtaaagaATATGATTATTCCATTAATTTTACTTATGATTTTAAGTTTCGTTATATGATCGAAACCATTAATATGATTTTGGTGATAAAGAAGTGCCATTTTTTTCTATGCGCCAAAATATTTCGggcaaaagaaaattttagcCTAAAAGATGGTTTCAAATCAAACTAACTTCGACTAcgttgtttttaagaaaattatttatgggaattaaaaagaaaatcgtttaaaaatgttttaacaaaaacaggAGATAAGATTTACATGTAACGTGCcacatttgatattttagtgTAGAGTGATATCTCTAATTATTGAAGGCTTTATTGGACAATAGATGAGTGATGATTCCACTCCCATGTAAAGGAGAACGAGATAATATCAGCacattgtgtttttttgcccttttctttgtttttctctctttctctttcgcttctttatttttttataaataatttgcttctctttttttttcctaacaTACTAAGAACAATGATGTTGGTCTTTTCCAAAATCTGATAGAACACTTGGCAACTTGTGTAGCTGTAgtataattgtatttctttttatcgCAATAATTAATGCCAACATATcctcaattatatatattatcctaGCTAATCGTATTTGCACCGTACGtctatttcttatatttttctactctattaattacttttattCCCTTAAAACATTAACACTAATTTTTATTGCGTAGAAATAATCATATTTCATTatgtaagaagaaaattattttaataatggaatatattttgtacatatataatgtgtaaaaaattaattttaacttcTATTACTAATTTGATTAACAATTAAACGCATATTTTCATTACGATGGCACTCTTAAGCAGTCTAGTATCTAGAGTGTAGACAATAGACATGCATGGTTATTGAGACTGTTTACCTAATCTCATTACCATTTCCTCAGCCAGTTGATAGATCATGCTTCACTTTGgcttcttgtgtttttttcctcttcatcatattttatttgtaaatagGTGATCGTGTTCACAAACTATATACgttatacattattatttataaatgaaaaaccGGAATTGGTTAGTAAATTAAACCAATTATGATATGTGCTTGGTGCGtatgtgtatatgtatgtCTATAACTCTATATATCCTTTATATAAACTCCCACTATGGCACTCTCATCTTTGCCGTTAAGATATGAATTAGATATAATTCATCAATTATAAGGCAAAACTTTCGAATATGGTTGGATTTTAGTAGAGCTGGCCGGCAGCTTTGGTGCACAACAattgtctctcttctttacaaaatttatatatattattatgttgCTAATTAAGTTTATCTGCTCAGACGTATAAGATATTTGTACTCACATATTGCATATCGTACTGTATATGATAATGGAATGTGCtaaggatatatatatttaaaacgtTTTCATAAATCTCATCAAGGACTTGATCTTTTTATAAAAGCATTTTCGTGCCTTTCTAGGTGTATGGACGTATTTAAACGAAGGTTTATCTAGTCCTTCCTCAACTTTATTAAACTGTATGCAAATTAATCAGTTAGTTGTTTATTTTGTAGACCAAATATAATCCGAGTCTATATTCATTTGCtgattcaaaaagaaaaagtatatatatatatatatatatatatttttttttttttaaaattaaattcaattaggtttaataaaattatacaccggactaaaataaaaaaccaattTGAATTATTCATCCTTCAAATAATTCTTGGTAAGTTAAacgaaaccaaatcaaacataatCACGAATTTTCCTTACTCACTCGTTTTATGCAAGATGAAAATTACAAATCGAAtaaatataccaaaatatcaaattaaaagtCACATACATATAGTAACGAAATCGAAATTTGAGAAggaaaaattgatttttattttcctctcgCTTGGTTGGTGCATGCACgatgaaaatgttttatctttttttttttttctctcaaaaacCGACTTGACATTGTATCTATCGGAGTGTTGTAAATTATGTAACCTCTTTTGATAAAGACGAGACTCTTTTTCATCGCAACAATGACATATCCTAATTCTTAGAAATCCTTATTTGGCTGCTATAGAAGaacaacatatttttttctttttccaccAGCCATTCTCCCATCTACTCGTTGGTGCAATATTCACATGGAAAACAGTTGGATTTAAAGGAGATTACAAAACTTAATTCATAAAATCGAACTCTATATATGGAAATTAAGGGTGACATATTAAATGCAATTCAACCCAACTAAAAATGTTGCAACCgaaacaaatcaatcaaactaaaataacATGCAAGTccaaatatatcataatactaataaatatgattcttTTGTCTCATTAAGCATCTGGTTCTATGGTGTAGTGGTTAGCACTCAGGACTTTGAATCCTGCGACCTGGGTTCGACTCCCGGTAGAacctcatttttttctttctccaaactaaattttaaagttcTAAACAAACAGGTCATCAGCTATCACATTTGGGCCTAGTTTGAATTAGTGGACTCCAAGGCCCAAGATACGTAAAATCGCTATTTCGTTTTAAGGTTCTAAAGATAAATTATCTGtactattaaatattttaatattaaaaaagaaaagaaatggttttATGATCCGATCCCTTCTCAATCTCACGGAGGGGAAAAGATTCCTCCAATTCAAATCTCTGTCTGTGTCTCTGTCTCTCAACTTTCAATTTCTGAGAGAGTCGGAAATATTCTCCAGATCGCCTAAGGCAAATTCGTTTTCCGATTCGGCCTAGCGACGGCGAGAGAGGAGAGGAAGAGGCAAGTTGATTgaccggagaagaagacgaagccGTTCTTGGAGAAAATGATAACGATTCCTTATTTAACCGCTGTATCCACCTACTTCAGCTATGGATTGCTCTTTGCTTTTGGTCAGCTCCGAGATTTCTTCCGTCGCTTCATTGATTGGTGGTTCACTAGCAATCTCCAGGTCTGTCTGTTTTCTCCAGTATATAATGTACGTAGATGTGGATCAATGTACAAGTTTGTTTAACTTTATGCTTCTTATTCCGGTGAAATTGGCTATCGACAGGGATACGCGCCGATCTGTTTGGGGCATGAGGATTTCTATATCAGGCGATTGTATCATCGGATTCAGGTAAATTCATTATCAAATCTATGATTCTGTTAACAAAATCGAATTGATTATTGGCATTGTAGTTATGCAAGCTTTAAGCGTTGTGAATGTTTGGCTTATGAGTTTCTCGTGTTTACTGCTTGATGACTAATGTTTATCTCCGTTTTGCTTCAAGGATTGTTTTGAACGACCTATATCGAGTGCACCTGATGCTTGGTTTGATGTGGTTGAGCGCTACTCTAATGACAACAACAAGACGCTTAAGTGAGTCTGTCTACTTGTGTTTTTCTATCAGTAGTCGTAGCTTCTTTGATTCTGTTGGGAGAATATGAAAATGCTGAATTCGAATGGTTGATACAGTCTTGTAAAATTGTCCCATTCAAGTTTAATTAGGGGAagatttgaattctaaattaAGAAGGTTGCTGAGTAAACCTTTGTTGGTGTTGACTCTGTGCAGGCGAACAACAAAAACTAGCAGGTGCCTCAATTTGGGGTCCTACAATTATCTTGGGTTTGGTTCTTTTGATGAATATTGCACGCCTCGTGTTATTGAGTCCTTGAAGAAATTTTCAGCAAGTACATGTAGCTCTCgtgttgatgcaggtaaagtGTCTTTGCCTATAGATTCAAGAACCATTTTGGCTCTGTTTCtaaacaaacttttttctgCTATCAGGAACTACATCCGTGCATGCAGAACTTGAGGAATGTGTTACTAGGTTTGTGGGAAAGCCTGCTGCTGTTGTTTTTGGCATGGGCTATGCAACAAATTCGGCTATCATTCCAGTCTTGATTGGAAAGGTATGCATTGGTTTACCCTTTATGATGAAGGCGTATGTTGTCTCTTTTCTAAAACCCATGCTTAAGTTGATATTTTTTCCTGTGATGTCTTGTATACAGGGAGGGTTGATAATAAGTGATTCTTTGAACCATAGTTCTATTGTCAATGGTGCTCGAGGTTCTGGAGCCACTATCCGTGTTTTCCAGCATAACAGTAAGCATTTGTTGTGTTTCAGCTTCAGAGGTTCTTTCCATATAATGGATGGCTTACATGTATATTCTCTTGCTTGTGTTTCTTAGCGCCTTCCCATTTGGAACGAGTTTTGAGAGAACAAATTGCAGAAGGTCAACCTAGGACACATCGACCATGGAAGaaaattattgttgttgttgaaggtATTTACAGCATGGAAGGGGAGATTTGTCATCTACCGGAAGTTGTGGCCATATGCAAGAAGTATAAGGTGAGACAATATTCCTGAATTACTGATTATGAGAATTGGTTGATAACTGAAACTATTTTGTGTGTGCAAATACCCCTTAAAAAGTAACTGGGTTCACTATGTGCCACATTCAATATAAGCGATAAATTAAGGAACTCTATTGACTAAAATTACCCTTTGAAATGCCATATTTTCTAAACTATTGGGAGTTTTTTGTTGCGTGAAAAGATACACCTAACTTATCTTCTATCTTCGTTTCAGGCATATGTTTATTTGGATGAAGCTCACAGCATTGGGGCAATTGGTAAAACAGGAAAGGGTATTTGTGAACTCCTGGGAGTTGACACAGCTGATGTGGACGTAATGATGGGAACCTTCACAAAATCTTTTGGGTCTTGTGGTGGCTATATTGCTGGATCTAAGGTTAGAAAATgctacatttgtttttatttactgATCTTGCAAAT includes:
- the LCB2 gene encoding long chain base2 (long chain base2 (LCB2); CONTAINS InterPro DOMAIN/s: Aminotransferase, class I/classII (InterPro:IPR004839), Pyridoxal phosphate-dependent transferase, major domain (InterPro:IPR015424), Aminotransferase, class-II, pyridoxal-phosphate binding site (InterPro:IPR001917), Pyridoxal phosphate-dependent transferase, major region, subdomain 1 (InterPro:IPR015421); BEST Arabidopsis thaliana protein match is: serine palmitoyltransferase 1 (TAIR:AT3G48780.1); Has 10446 Blast hits to 10416 proteins in 2172 species: Archae - 77; Bacteria - 7037; Metazoa - 738; Fungi - 589; Plants - 234; Viruses - 9; Other Eukaryotes - 1762 (source: NCBI BLink).), giving the protein MITIPYLTAVSTYFSYGLLFAFGQLRDFFRRFIDWWFTSNLQGYAPICLGHEDFYIRRLYHRIQDCFERPISSAPDAWFDVVERYSNDNNKTLKRTTKTSRCLNLGSYNYLGFGSFDEYCTPRVIESLKKFSASTCSSRVDAGTTSVHAELEECVTRFVGKPAAVVFGMGYATNSAIIPVLIGKGGLIISDSLNHSSIVNGARGSGATIRVFQHNTPSHLERVLREQIAEGQPRTHRPWKKIIVVVEGIYSMEGEICHLPEVVAICKKYKAYVYLDEAHSIGAIGKTGKGICELLGVDTADVDVMMGTFTKSFGSCGGYIAGSKELIQYLKHQCPAHLYATSIPTPSAQQIISAIKVILGEDGSNRGAQKLARIRENSNFFRAELQKMGFEVLGDNDSPVMPIMLYNPAKIPAFSRECLRQKVAVVVVGFPATPLLLARARICISASHSREDLIRALKVISKVGDLSGIKYFPAEPKKIEQSKNDIKLD